ATTCTTGCAACAAACCTTTTCACAATTACGAATTAAAGGAATTTCCGCATATCTTATCTTTCTCTTGATTGCGCTGGTGTCAATATCAAATTCTCTTGCTGCAGATTTAAGTCTGAAATATTTTTTCCGATTCCCATTATTTTATTTTGTTACCTATTATCTCGCTGCTGGAACTTTATTAATTCAGGTTTCGAAAACTAAACCTACGTTCTTGCAATGGAATCATCTGTTTTGTATCAGTATATTTCTTGTTTCCTTAATAAGCATTATAAGTTCAGTATATCGAATCTGGCTAGGAAACTTTTGGGGAATCTTCGAAATCCCATATTTAACCGGAAATCATAAAACAATTGCGATAACGTTAGTAGTAGGTTTACCGCTTCTTATTGGAATGATAAAAAATATCAAGGGTTTACCACGACTATTTTATTTGATAACTATAGTAAGTTGCATCGTTGGTATTTTTCTTTCTGCATCAAAAGCGGCTTGGCTAACAGGGTTGGTAGTATTCATTTTATGGGGAATAAAACTCTTTGATCGATTCAACCTGGTAAAATCTGCGGTCATGATATTTGCGCTTCTCATTCTATTTGGAATAGGGATTGTGGGGTATTTGATGTCATCAAACCAGCCGGAGGTGATTCGTGCGGAAGTTAGTAGGACGGTT
The genomic region above belongs to bacterium and contains:
- a CDS encoding O-antigen ligase family protein, whose amino-acid sequence is MPQYLINPFLVLLFFLYPFVSLQLVYGDLNIPLSDIVALGLGFIFLWYILGKIFLQQTFSQLRIKGISAYLIFLLIALVSISNSLAADLSLKYFFRFPLFYFVTYYLAAGTLLIQVSKTKPTFLQWNHLFCISIFLVSLISIISSVYRIWLGNFWGIFEIPYLTGNHKTIAITLVVGLPLLIGMIKNIKGLPRLFYLITIVSCIVGIFLSASKAAWLTGLVVFILWGIKLFDRFNLVKSAVMIFALLILFGIGIVGYLMSSNQPEVIRAEVSRTVLGIHAIQLFASHPFIGSGIGNFAISLETYSEFLLKLGYPGLITRDAHGLVFKLLSETGLLGLSAFATFYFVNLYWLYQNYKNHKQTGNIFAENMLYGAISGLIALLVVNSFFGTDTYTPRFWFPLMFIIMQGAFAERQELDATRN